A genome region from Hevea brasiliensis isolate MT/VB/25A 57/8 chromosome 9, ASM3005281v1, whole genome shotgun sequence includes the following:
- the LOC110644822 gene encoding leucine-rich repeat receptor-like protein kinase PEPR1: protein MFQKMTKTDPLELFFYFIHLVLSTVLPCLNPKHRFIKSSKRKQSKCNSRKQKQHPENLHLENSSSTLKWQMQEMISKSIKKRKTTCHSFLATFSYMALTMFLLCPYFVLISRIPFLASSLSLPPSAIYLLQFRDSLPPVSQQLLPWNLSNSTSSPCNWPGVSCYSVKNFQVKALNLSGFGLSGILNNSISYLCLHKHLVSLDLSGNNFTGVIPQLLGNCGHLNTILLNDNGFEGLIPTELFQSKLLLLVDLGYNSLSGNIPPEVSFCPNLEYIGLYNNYLSGEVPSEVFSLSKLKFLYLNTNNLTGSLPNFSPSCAIYDLWIHENAFSGSLPLSLSNCQNLTMFMASKNKFEGVIAPEIFKGLQQLQVLYLDENKLKGEIPETLWGLENLQELVLSGNKLNGTISERIAQCSQLMVIALSSNNLVGQIPQSIGNLKYLNSLILFDNKLNGSLPPELGNCSSLAELRIQNNFIRGRIPPEICNLENVEVLFMFNNRFGGEIPWQIGRMSNLVQLAMYDNNLSGRIPSTITHLKKINFLSLAHNNLTGELPSDLGRNSPGLVKLDLTGNHLRGSIPSSICNGNNLSVLALGNNKFNGSFPTFIGKCLSLRRVIISNNLLKGRIPDDLERNSGISFLEVRRNLLEGKIPPVFGFWSNLTMIDFSENRLSSAIPPELGKLTNLQILRVASNRLTGNIPSDLGHCRKLIKVDLSKNDLSGKIPTEITSLVKLQSLLLQENKLSGVIPNIFSPLQNLFELQLSNNKLEGPIPCSLSNLNHFSSVLNLSYNKLSGQIPGCLGNLDKLQILDLSSNGFSGEIPTELNNMISLYFVNISFNQLSGKLPASWMKIMVSYPGSFLGNPELCLLGSDARYCGEVRDGRTRRYHLAGIVVGAVVSVSLLCVVIYITAVRGLQQKYSRDQSLLRECQSVTEDLPEDLKFEDIMRATEGWSDKYVIGRGKHGTVYRTKSMNSRKHWAVKKVNLSETNFSLEMKTLSLVRHRNVIRLAGYCIKDGYGFIVTEYMPEGTLFDVLHRQEPRLVLNWDTRYRIAFGIAQGLSYLHHDCVPQIIHRDIKSDNILMDCELEPKIGDFGMAKLLLGSDLSTTRSSVVGTLGYIAPENAYAIRLTEKVDVYSYGVILFELLSRKLPVDPSFEEGQDIASWMRKKLQDNDEYICFLDEQISFWEIDEQKRALRLLELGLECTEPLPDVRPSMRKVVVSLIKLNN, encoded by the exons ATGtttcagaaaatgaccaaaactgacCCCTTGGAACTATTCTTTTATTTTATACATCTGGTGCTCAGTACCGTACTGCCATGTCTAAATCCAAAGCACCGCTTCATCAAAAGCAGCAAAAGAAAACAATCAAAATGCAATAGTAGAAAGCAGAAGCAGCACCcagaaaaccttcatttagagaaTTCAAGTTCAACCCTCAAATGGCAGATGCAAGAAATGATTTCTAAATCAatcaagaaaaggaaaacaacatGTCACAGTTTTCTTGCCACTTTTAGCTATATGGCTCTTACCATGTTCTTGCTGTGTCCATATTTTGTTCTCATCTCTCGTATCCCTTTTCTAGCTTCATCACTCTCGTTACCTCCGTCTGCAATTTACCTTCTGCAGTTTCGTGACAGTCTTCCACCAGTTTCTCAGCAGCTCTTGCCATGGAATCTTTCAAATTCAACTTCTTCTCCTTGCAACTGGCCAGGAGTTTCTTGCTATTCCGTCAAGAACTTTCAAGTTAAGGCTTTGAATCTTTCAGGATTCGGTCTATCTGGGATCTTGAACAACTCCATTTCCTATCTCTGCCTCCATAAACATTTGGTCTCTCTTGACCTCAGTGGCAATAATTTCACTGGTGTTATTCCCCAGCTGCTTGGAAATTGTGGCCATCTCAATACCATTCTTCTAAATGACAATGGTTTTGAAGGTTTGATCCCTACTGAGCTTTTTCAATCAAAACTTCTTTTACTGGTGGACTTGGGCTATAATTCTCTCTCTGGTAATATTCCTCCTGAGGTAAGCTTTTGCCCCAATCTTGAATACATAGGATTGTATAACAATTATTTAAGTGGTGAGGTTCCAAGTGAAGTATTTTCACTATCAAAATTGAAGTTCCTGTATCTGAACACAAATAACTTAACTGGGTCATTACCAAATTTCTCACCTTCTTGTGCAATCTATGATCTTTGGATTCATGAGAATGCATTTTCTGGATCTTTGCCTCTTTCTCTTAGTAACTGCCAAAACCTTACCATGTTTATGGCATCTAAAAACAAATTTGAAGGGGTCATTGCACCAGAGATTTTCAAGGGTCTTCAGCAACTTCAAGTTCTTTATCTTGATGAAAACAAACTTAAAGGGGAAATTCCAGAAACTTTGTGGGGTCttgaaaatttacaagaacttgttCTTTCGGGGAATAAGCTCAATGGTACCATATCTGAGAGGATAGCTCAGTGCTCTCAGTTAATGGTTATTGCTCTTTCTAGTAATAATCTAGTTGGCCAGATTCCTCAGTCAATTGGAAATCTCAAATATCTGAACAGTCTAATTCTCTTTGATAACAAGCTAAATGGCTCACTGCCTCCTGAGCTTGGAAATTGCAGTTCACTTGCTGAACTTAGGATTCAGAATAACTTTATTCGTGGGCGTATCCCTCCTGAAATTTGTAATCTTGAGAATGTTGAGGTTCTTTTTATGTTCAATAATCGTTTTGGAGGCGAAATTCCCTGGCAGATAGGAAGAATGAGTAACCTTGTCCAATTGGCCATGTATGACAATAATTTATCTGGCAGAATCCCTTCCACAATTACCCATTTGAAAAAAATCAACTTTCTTTCATTAGCTCATAATAACCTTACGGGAGAGTTACCTTCTGACCTTGGGAGAAATTCTCCAGGTCTAGTCAAACTGGATCTAACTGGTAACCACCTCCGTGGATCAATTCCTTCTAGCATATGCAATGGCAATAATCTTTCAGTTCTGGCCCTTGGGAACAACAAGTTTAATGGGAGTTTTCCAACCTTTATTGGAAAATGTTTGTCCCTTAGGAGGGTGATTATTAGTAACAATCTTCTGAAAGGGAGAATACCAGATGATTTGGAAAGGAATTCTGGGATTTCGTTTCTAGAGGTTCGCAGAAACTTGCTTGAAGGGAAGATACCTCCAGTATTTGGTTTTTGGAGCAATCTAACAATGATTGATTTTTCAGAAAATAGACTATCTAGTGCTATACCTCCTGAGCTTGGAAAGCTTACAAATCTTCAAATCTTAAGAGTTGCTTCTAATAGACTAACTGGGAACATTCCCTCTGACCTTGGTCATTGCAGAAAGTTGATTAAAGTGGATCTAAGTAAGAATGATCTCTCAGGGAAAATTCCTACTGAGATCACTTCATTGGTAAAATTGCAAAGCCTTCTCCTTCAAGAGAACAAACTTAGTGGAGTAATTCCCAACATTTTTTCTCCCCTTCAAAATCTCTTTGAGTTACAGCTTTCTAATAACAAGCTTGAAGGTCCTATTCCCTGTAGTTTGAGTAATCTTAACCATTTTAGTTCAGTTCTTAATTTGAGCTATAACAAGCTCTCTGGTCAAATCCCAGGATGCCTTGGCAATCTAGACAAGTTACAGATTCTTGATCTCTCAAGCAACGGTTTCTCTGGTGAGATACCAACAGAACTAAACAACATGATCTCCCTTTACTTTGTGAACATATCGTTCAATCAACTCTCAGGAAAACTCCCAGCTTCATGGATGAAAATAATGGTTTCATATCCAGGGTCTTTTCTTGGAAACCCAGAACTTTGTTTGCTAGGTAGTGATGCAAGATACTGTGGAGAAGTTAGAGATGGCCGTACAAGAAGGTATCACCTGGCTGGTATAGTTGTTGGTGCAGTTGTCTCCGTATCATTgctttgtgttgtgatttatattACAGCGGTTCGAGGCCTTCAGCAGAAATACTCCCGCGATCAATCACTTCTTCGTGAATGTCAATCGGTAACAGAAGATTTACCagaggatttgaaatttgaagataTAATGCGTGCTACTGAAGGCTGGAGTGACAAGTATGTTATTGGGAGAGGTAAGCATGGGACAGTATACCGGACAAAATCTATGAACTCCAGGAAGCATTGGGCTGTCAAGAAGGTGAATTTATCTGAGACAAACTTTAGCCTTGAAATGAAAACCCTGAGCTTGGTTAGGCACCGGAATGTAATTAGATTGGCAGGTTACTGCATCAAAGATGGATATGGGTTCATTGTTACCGAGTACATGCCTGAAGGGACACTTTTTGATGTCCTGCACAGACAGGAACCTCGCTTGGTTTTGAACTGGGACACTAGATATCGCATTGCTTTTGGAATTGCTCAAGGCCTTTCATACCTTCACCATGACTGTGTGCCACAAATTATTCACAGAGATATCAAGTCAGATAACATTTTGATGGATTGTGAATTGGAACCAAAGATTGGAGATTTTGGGATGGCAAAATTGCTCCTTGGTTCTGATTTGAGCACAACAAGGTCTTCAGTTGTTGGAACATTGGGTTACATAGCACCAG AAAACGCATATGCCATCCGATTGACAGAGAAAGTTGATGTGTACAGCTATGGAGTCATTTTATTTGAGCTCCTTAGTAGAAAATTGCCAGTAGACCCCAGCTTTGAGGAAGGTCAGGATATTGCCTCCTGGATGCGGAAGAAACTGCAAGACAATGATGAGTACATTTGCTTCCTCGATGAGCAAATCAGTTTCTGGGAAATAGATGAGCAAAAAAGGGCTTTGAGATTGCTTGAATTGGGGCTTGAATGCACTGAACCACTGCCTGATGTGAGACCCTCCATGAGAAAAGTGGTTGTTTCTCTTATCAAGTTGAACAATTAA
- the LOC131182991 gene encoding uncharacterized protein LOC131182991, translating into MARAKGKGKAKITTPSSSSDSTDASVPASPPPQRKAPLVIGKSKETPKKRTREPVQEKGTKKKKTSKPPVMHMERAIHEPRDFGIPLETEKLRTNMILITSLQKDDDGRKLRFEQGASSKDSASEPQTPAPVAPAKEKAKTAQKEQRSKQKEETGKPSGKKAKTGKKLTAESGTITESS; encoded by the exons ATGGCGCGggcaaaaggaaaaggaaaagccAAAATTACTACACCCTCATCATCTTCGGATTCCACTGATGCAAGTGTTCCTGCATCTCCTCCTCCACAAAGAAAAGCTCCTCTGGTAattggaaaatcaaaagaaacgCCCAAGAAAAGAACCAGAGAACCTGTCCAAGAAAagggaaccaaaaagaaaaagacttcaaaacctcCAGTTATGCATATGGAAAGGGCCATTCATGAACCAAG agactttgggatacctcTGGAAACTGAGAAACTTAGGACAAATATGATCCTAATTACAAGtctgcaaaaagatgatgatgggaGAAAACTTAGATTTGAACAAGGTGCTAGTTCTAAAGATAGTGCAAGCG AACCACAGACTCCTGCTCCTGTTGCTCCTGCAAAAGAAAAGGCAAAAACAGCTCAAAAGGAACAAAGAAGCAagcagaaagaggaaactggtaAACCATCTGGCAAAAAGGCTAAAACTGGTAAAAAGTTGACAGCAGAATCTGGTACTATCACAGAATCGAGTTAG